The Thermodesulfobacteriota bacterium genomic sequence TTATCTCCGCCTCATGATATGTCACCGCTTTTATATCCTCATCAAAGGATCTTACGGCAACACCGCGCAGTATCGCTTCAAGTGATCGGAGTGATAAGGTCTTAAAAATCACCTCATTATATGCCTCCTTATTTATCTGAGAAGCAAGTAATACCTCGTTAAGAAAATCAATGAGAAGTGCGGTTATATCTGCAGCTTCAAGTGTGATAGCCCTTTGAGTAACCTGTTTTTGATTGTCGAATCTTGGTTTAAGAATCTCCATCATGCCATAGACTGCATCTAAAAAGAGCTCCTCAAGAGAATCTCCTTGAACAAAAATTCTCACATCGGCGGTGTGTTCCAGCATTTTGTATGTCATAACCAAATGATCTCTTGAAAAATTATATAGCGCCCAATTTTTTTAGCCATACGCATCTCACCTACATATTCCTTCTCATGACCAGGTAGAGTAACGTCCTTAATATGGACATCAACAAACCAAAGCAGGAGCCCGAAAGACGAAGTTCCGTGTCTAACTTGAAAGGTTAGGGATTAACAATGTAGCAACGGTTATCGGGATGCGCATATCGGTTCCTTTGATTTTCAATTTGTTATCGAAATATTTCAACAAGCAAGCGGCAGCTCGCCTACTTAGTCTCAATTTTAAGTATTTCACACGTCGCCAATATAATGTTAACAATTTGTTTTTTACGGTCTCCTATCGAATACAGTGGAATCAGTGATATATTCTCGACCTTTCCGCTCACAGTTATAGACTCACCGCCGCCTATTCCAAGTATAACCCTCTTATTCTCTTCGAGCTTTGGGCTAGTTACTTCCCTGCACTCATATCTACCGCCACGATGTTCACATTGCTCCCCCGGCACATTAACGAGACAGGAGATATAACAATCTGTATCTGTTAAATTTTTACCAAAGGGCCCTATTCTTTGTTCTGGCGTAATTACTAAATCAACCACAGAATCCATCCGATTGCCTAAATATGCCTTTCTTTTATCGCCAACGGAAGATAAGCTACCGTAGGTTATGATCCCTGTTCCCCTAAATTTCTTGAAAGCGTTTTCGTTGGATGAGAACTCGGAACATAACTCCTCTGAAGATAATAAAACCGGTTTCTTCTCTTCCTTTGCACTGGTTAGATCAGAGAAGGAAACTACTATAATTAGCACTACCATATAGAATCTCATTTTTTATGTCCCACTTT encodes the following:
- a CDS encoding archease, which gives rise to MTYKMLEHTADVRIFVQGDSLEELFLDAVYGMMEILKPRFDNQKQVTQRAITLEAADITALLIDFLNEVLLASQINKEAYNEVIFKTLSLRSLEAILRGVAVRSFDEDIKAVTYHEAEIRRTEHGKWETMIIFDI